The following nucleotide sequence is from Citrus sinensis cultivar Valencia sweet orange chromosome 6, DVS_A1.0, whole genome shotgun sequence.
TGACCAATTTGTGGGATAGACACTTGTGCGTGTTGGCTGCCACATAGTAGGAAAATGTCATATATGGGCCATCGCCGCTTTCTACCACTCGATCACCTATTTCGGAAACTGAAAAAGGTTTTTAATGGGAAGCAAGAGTGGAATGAGCCTCCTAAAACTTTGTATGGTGAGGAAATCTTTAATATGGTGGAagatatagatattaagtTCGGGAAAAAGAAGGCCAAAAAGCGAAAACATGATggcggtggtggtggtggtggtgatgagaacataattgaaaaattgtacaaaaaaaagtcaatcTTTTTTTAGTTAGATTATTGGAAGCATTTATTAATTCGCTATCAATTAGATGTGATgcacattgaaaaaaatgtgtgcGAAAACATATATGGCACATTACTTCATCAACCAGGCAAAACAAAAGATGGGATTAATGCTAGAAAAGATCTTGAGTCTTTGaagatcaggagaaaactaGTTCctgatgaaacaaacaaaaaaaacaaagtccTACCTCCAGCTCCTTATACTttgagtaaaaaagaaaaaaaacagtttTGTGAAACCTTGCTGAGTGTGAAAGTCCCTGATGGGTATTCTTCCAATGTCCAAAACCTTGTTTCAATAGATGATTGTCGGCTTCAAGGCCTTAAGTCCCATGACTGTCATACTTTGATGCAACAATTTCTACCACTAGCCATTCGAAACTGTTTGCCTATAAATGTGAGAACGACCATAATCAGGAtgtgcttcttttttaatacattgTGCTGTAAAGTGGTAGATCCTAATACTCTTGACCAATTGCAAGAGGAACTTGTAATCACTTTATGCTTACTGCAGCAGTACTTCCCACCTAgcttttttgacataatgatCCATTTAACAGTCCACTTAGTTGAACAAGTTAGGTTATGTGGGCCTGTTTATCTTCGATGGATGTATCCTTTTGAGAGACAAATGAAAACTCTCAAGGATTATGTTCGTAATCGCTACCACCCTGAGGGTTGTATTGTAGAAAGTTATATTGCAGAAGAAGCACTTGCATTTTGTGCTGAATACCTCTCAAAATTGCGATGTTATTGGGCTGCCTACTGGTTGTCCAATTGATTTATCTATCGAAAAGCCTTTGGGAGGTGCAAACATAAAGGTGGTTGATGATCCTTTGTTGGCACAAGCACACCGGTGTGTTCTAATGAACACCCCTGAAATCCAAATATATATCGAgtaagttgttaatttttcaaaaaaatattactattgtattattagattaatatactagtttttaaatcttaatatgtTTCATTGTAGGGAGCATATGCATTATTTGGCATCAAGAAACCCTTATAAGGCAAAAACAAATATGTGGTTGCAAAATGAACACATACGAACATTTTCTGGTTGGTTACAAGCAAATGTTAGAATTACTTAACTAAATACAATATAGGATATAAACTTAACAAGATTTTTCTACATGTTACTAATTACTGtacttgttaaattaatttataggtGGCACATGATAAAGCAAATAATGTGCCGATTGACGAAATAGTGTGCTGGTTAGCAAACAAACCACGCTCAAGCGTGGTGACCTTCTCTGGCTACGAGATAAATGGCTTCAATTTTACAACGAGGGACCGAGACTGTAATCGTGTGACCCAAAATAGTGGTGTTAGGGTTGTTGCTAACACTCTACAGATTTCAAGctcaaaagataaaagtcATCATTTTGGAGACATGACGTTTTATGGAGTCATTGATGAGATTTGGCAGCTTGATTATCTAATGGTTAAAAaaacacttttcaagtgtgATTGGGTAGATGATAGAGGGGTTTGCACTGACAATTTAGGTTTCACTGTAGTTGATTTAAATCGGATTGGCTATAAATCTGATTGCTTTATTCTGGCTTGTCATGCAAAgcaagtattttatgtaaagGACCAGCTaga
It contains:
- the LOC127903113 gene encoding uncharacterized protein LOC127903113, giving the protein MGHRRFLPLDHLFRKLKKVFNGKQEWNEPPKTLYGEEIFNMVEDIDIKFGKKKAKKRKHDGGGGGGGKTKDGINARKDLESLKIRRKLVPDETNKKNKVLPPAPYTLSKKEKKQFCETLLSVKVPDGYSSNVQNLVSIDDCRLQGLKSHDCHTLMQQFLPLAIRNCLPINVRTTIIRMCFFFNTLCCKVVDPNTLDQLQEELVITLCLLQQYFPPSFFDIMIHLTVHLVEQVRLCGPVYLRWMYPFERQMKTLKDYVRNRYHPEGCIVESYIAEEALAFCAEYLSKLRCYWAAYWEHMHYLASRNPYKAKTNMWLQNEHIRTFSGWLQANVAHDKANNVPIDEIVCWLANKPRSSVVTFSGYEINGFNFTTRDRDCNRVTQNSGVRVVANTLQISSSKDKSHHFGDMTFYGVIDEIWQLDYLMVKKTLFKCDWVDDRGVCTDNLGFTVVDLNRIGYKSDCFILACHAKQVFYVKDQLENNKSIVCSVTDKAYKLNGERCEDVDVFSPLSNKLPVCELDEKDDEGIYDRKDCDAIPIAIDLENQ